In Pseudomonadota bacterium, the following are encoded in one genomic region:
- the dapE gene encoding succinyl-diaminopimelate desuccinylase, with amino-acid sequence MTPRLAETTLALCAISSVTGDEAALCSHVERWAQASLPACAVHRVNSSLLVVPPRRENRPCVGLFGHLDTVLPSADQPLEIRDGRVYGCGASDMKAGLAVMMALLERHAHYHTDLVAVFYEREEGPMDESGLPPVLEKLPPIDLAVMLEPTANRLQVGCVGSLHARVTVRGTRAHSARPWQGDNALYRALPVLERLRARERREVTIEGLPFFEVLTPTMASTANSRNVVPDRFDINVNYRFAPGRHEDDALQDLVALVGDEGEVTLVDGAPSGAVCLRHPLVTEWIARARLEPEPKQAWTDVARLTAMGVAAVNMGPGDPAQAHQAGEWVAVEAIEAGLAVLEALVDR; translated from the coding sequence GTGACCCCGCGTCTTGCTGAGACGACCCTCGCGCTGTGCGCCATCTCGAGCGTGACCGGTGACGAGGCGGCGCTGTGCAGCCATGTCGAGCGATGGGCCCAGGCGTCCCTGCCGGCATGTGCTGTGCACCGCGTCAACAGCTCGCTCCTCGTCGTGCCGCCACGCCGGGAGAACCGGCCCTGCGTCGGCCTGTTCGGCCATCTCGACACCGTGCTGCCATCGGCAGATCAACCACTCGAGATCAGGGATGGAAGGGTGTACGGCTGCGGCGCCAGCGACATGAAGGCCGGGCTGGCCGTCATGATGGCGCTGCTCGAGCGCCACGCCCACTATCACACAGACCTGGTGGCGGTCTTCTACGAGCGTGAAGAAGGCCCCATGGACGAGAGCGGGCTTCCCCCTGTTCTAGAAAAGCTGCCCCCCATCGATCTCGCGGTGATGCTCGAACCCACCGCCAACCGCCTGCAGGTCGGCTGCGTGGGCTCGCTGCACGCCCGCGTCACCGTGCGCGGCACGCGCGCGCACAGCGCACGCCCGTGGCAGGGAGACAACGCCCTCTACCGCGCGCTTCCGGTTCTCGAGCGGCTGCGCGCGAGAGAGCGACGTGAGGTGACCATCGAAGGGCTGCCGTTCTTCGAAGTGCTCACCCCCACCATGGCCTCCACCGCGAACTCGCGCAACGTGGTCCCGGACCGCTTCGACATCAATGTGAACTACAGATTCGCCCCTGGGCGTCACGAGGACGACGCACTGCAGGATCTCGTGGCCCTGGTGGGCGACGAGGGAGAGGTGACACTTGTCGACGGCGCGCCATCCGGTGCGGTCTGCCTGCGCCATCCCCTGGTGACCGAGTGGATTGCGCGCGCACGTCTCGAACCCGAGCCGAAGCAGGCCTGGACCGACGTGGCGCGTCTCACGGCGATGGGCGTGGCCGCTGTGAACATGGGCCCCGGCGACCCCGCACAGGCTCACCAGGCGGGGGAATGGGTGGCTGTCGAGGCCATCGAAGCCGGCCTCGCGGTTCTCGAGGCACTGGTGGATCGGTGA
- a CDS encoding pyridoxal phosphate-dependent aminotransferase: MGGCRGHRSRPRGSRGTGGSVNPGFAKVAPSLIREVNARKKPGDIDLGLGEPVLRPDMGAFERALARVRERGCPYTANAGDEALRDAVARRLETEASQIVITHGSQEALYLGIRVAVDPSEDEVLVVEPAYPAYTRICEAEGIAVRAVGLSPDDGFTPRAQPVLEALTSRTRLVVLSSPCNPTGRVWAPDELARLYAGLPEGCRVLRDEVYHELTFDHARQASAATLRASTLIAGGLSKSHALTGLRIGWLACPADIIASAVRAHQLIATSASTFSQHVALEIIAGEVPSHRAHYAARLPLLAAALARHGLHAVMPEGAFYCMVAIPNGRPSLETALHLLEAHHVVTIPGSAFGQSSEGWLRISWVCEPDVLDEGLARIAAGFRAQIV, from the coding sequence ATGGGTGGCTGTCGAGGCCATCGAAGCCGGCCTCGCGGTTCTCGAGGCACTGGTGGATCGGTGAACCCAGGCTTTGCAAAGGTGGCCCCCTCGCTCATCCGCGAGGTGAATGCCCGCAAGAAGCCCGGCGATATCGACCTGGGCCTGGGCGAGCCTGTGCTCCGCCCGGACATGGGCGCATTTGAGCGAGCCCTCGCGCGCGTGCGCGAGCGCGGATGCCCCTACACCGCAAACGCCGGTGACGAGGCGCTTCGCGACGCGGTGGCGAGAAGACTGGAGACCGAGGCCTCGCAGATCGTGATCACGCACGGATCGCAGGAGGCCCTGTACCTGGGCATTCGCGTCGCTGTCGACCCATCGGAGGACGAGGTGCTCGTGGTGGAGCCGGCATACCCCGCCTACACGCGCATCTGCGAGGCCGAGGGCATCGCGGTCCGCGCCGTCGGCCTCTCCCCAGACGACGGATTCACCCCCCGTGCCCAGCCTGTTCTCGAGGCGCTGACCTCGCGCACGCGACTCGTGGTGCTGTCATCCCCCTGCAATCCCACGGGAAGGGTGTGGGCACCGGACGAGCTTGCGCGCCTGTACGCCGGACTGCCCGAAGGCTGCCGGGTGCTGCGTGACGAGGTCTACCACGAGCTCACCTTCGACCATGCGCGCCAGGCCTCGGCTGCCACATTACGCGCCAGCACCCTCATCGCGGGAGGCCTGTCGAAGTCGCACGCACTGACCGGGCTTCGCATCGGCTGGCTGGCCTGCCCTGCCGACATCATCGCCAGCGCCGTGCGCGCCCACCAGCTCATCGCAACGTCGGCCTCGACCTTCTCACAGCACGTCGCCCTCGAGATCATTGCGGGAGAGGTGCCGTCGCATCGCGCGCACTATGCCGCGCGCCTTCCGCTGCTCGCCGCCGCCCTCGCGCGCCACGGTCTGCACGCGGTGATGCCCGAGGGGGCGTTCTACTGCATGGTGGCCATCCCGAACGGTCGACCGTCACTTGAGACCGCCCTGCATCTGCTCGAGGCGCATCACGTGGTCACCATTCCGGGGAGCGCGTTCGGTCAGTCGAGCGAAGGCTGGCTGCGCATCTCATGGGTCTGCGAGCCGGACGTCCTCGACGAGGGGCTCGCGCGCATCGCCGCGGGGTTCAGGGCGCAGATCGTGTGA
- a CDS encoding GAF domain-containing protein: MTSATLTSRFIRLAALRAEARFSMGIESEMSDRRDPHRVILEHERARLGAVLQQMPVGVVIADASGAIEFVNQRAVEILGQPRSSAEAGAAGFPVYDEERLGQTEGEAPFGEEKTPLRRALAGETVFGHPSVYRREDGRSINLRISARTLRGADAAMSGAVLVFVDVTEEKRAEDQERLLAGVGAYLGRSLDYERTLETLVWMAVPRLADWCVVDVIDDESTSLRRAAAAHVDESCIDLLYETKRRYPYQRASVSGVANVIETGQTRVFNGITQEGMLAGGVPPGEVEMVMRIGISSSIIAPLRAHGRSLGAITFGRRTSACPFDDHEVRLAEDLAYRAAFAIDNARLYHAELQARRQLDALYVRERDLVKVLGKSFLGSPPAEGLSVDVAVDHLFASEAQRVGGDYHDVIGLDDGRCLLVVGDVCGKGTEAAVHVAAAKYLLRAFAHETPSPAALLGRLNRALCRELGKGGLFVTLTCVIIDPHAKTLTCANAGHPPPVYHAGGSDASVCRLLTHGGVLGASPTFTYDEVTVPFEGGAVVVLFTDGVSEADGVLDPIGDGGVGEIVQASLREPARCIVDRVLAMVRVNTQGSPRDDLAVAAATAR, encoded by the coding sequence ATGACATCGGCAACGCTGACATCCCGCTTCATCCGGCTGGCAGCGCTGAGGGCTGAGGCTCGATTCTCGATGGGCATCGAATCCGAGATGTCGGACCGTCGTGATCCTCACCGGGTCATCCTGGAGCACGAGCGCGCGCGCCTCGGCGCAGTGCTGCAGCAGATGCCGGTGGGGGTGGTCATCGCAGACGCGAGCGGCGCCATTGAGTTCGTGAATCAGCGGGCGGTCGAGATCCTGGGACAGCCACGGTCTTCCGCGGAGGCAGGCGCAGCGGGGTTCCCGGTCTATGACGAGGAACGTCTGGGCCAGACGGAGGGCGAAGCGCCCTTCGGTGAAGAGAAGACGCCGCTGCGTCGGGCGCTCGCGGGGGAGACCGTCTTCGGCCACCCGTCGGTCTACCGTCGCGAAGACGGTCGTTCCATCAACCTGAGAATCAGTGCCCGTACGCTGCGCGGCGCTGATGCAGCGATGAGCGGCGCGGTTCTCGTCTTCGTCGATGTCACCGAAGAGAAGCGTGCTGAAGATCAGGAACGCCTGCTGGCAGGGGTCGGTGCGTATCTGGGGCGGTCGCTCGACTACGAGCGAACACTCGAGACCCTGGTCTGGATGGCCGTTCCCCGCCTGGCCGACTGGTGCGTGGTCGATGTGATCGACGACGAGAGCACGTCGCTGCGCAGGGCCGCCGCTGCCCACGTCGACGAGTCGTGCATCGATCTGCTGTACGAGACGAAGCGGCGCTACCCTTACCAGCGCGCGTCTGTGAGCGGGGTGGCCAACGTGATCGAGACGGGCCAGACCCGGGTCTTCAACGGCATCACGCAGGAGGGCATGCTCGCCGGAGGCGTCCCCCCTGGTGAGGTTGAGATGGTCATGCGCATCGGCATCTCATCATCGATCATCGCGCCGTTGAGAGCCCACGGCCGTTCGCTGGGGGCGATCACGTTCGGACGGAGGACGAGCGCGTGCCCCTTTGACGACCATGAGGTTCGACTGGCAGAAGATCTGGCCTACCGAGCGGCGTTTGCCATCGACAACGCGCGGCTCTATCACGCCGAGCTTCAGGCGCGTCGACAGCTCGATGCGCTCTACGTGCGGGAGCGCGATCTGGTGAAGGTGCTGGGCAAGAGCTTTCTCGGGTCGCCGCCCGCGGAAGGGCTGTCTGTCGATGTGGCCGTCGACCACCTGTTCGCCTCCGAGGCGCAGCGGGTCGGGGGAGACTACCATGATGTCATCGGCCTCGACGACGGTCGCTGCCTGCTGGTGGTCGGAGACGTATGCGGCAAGGGCACCGAAGCGGCCGTTCACGTCGCCGCCGCCAAGTATCTGCTGCGTGCGTTCGCGCACGAGACTCCGTCTCCCGCAGCCCTGCTCGGGCGCCTCAACCGCGCCCTCTGCCGCGAGCTTGGAAAGGGGGGGCTGTTCGTCACCCTCACCTGCGTCATCATCGACCCTCACGCAAAGACCCTTACCTGCGCCAACGCCGGACATCCGCCCCCCGTCTATCATGCGGGGGGGAGCGACGCATCGGTCTGCCGTCTGCTGACGCACGGGGGCGTGCTGGGGGCGTCTCCGACGTTCACCTATGATGAGGTCACGGTGCCGTTCGAAGGAGGCGCTGTGGTCGTGCTCTTCACCGATGGGGTCTCAGAGGCCGACGGCGTGCTCGACCCGATCGGTGACGGGGGGGTGGGGGAGATCGTTCAGGCAAGCCTGCGCGAGCCGGCGCGGTGCATCGTCGATCGCGTGCTGGCCATGGTTCGCGTCAACACGCAGGGCAGCCCGCGCGACGATCTCGCCGTCGCGGCTGCCACTGCGCGCTGA
- a CDS encoding enoyl-CoA hydratase — protein MSLNIETRNGVARLQIARPEKKNAITVAMYDEMATFIASVSADAASRVLLIHGLEDVFTAGNDLEDFARRPPTGEDAPVLRFIHALDRCEVPVVAAVNGVAVGIGATMLMHCDLAYCATDSVLSMPFVTLGLCPEFAASALLPLLAGSKAASEKLLLGDPISAAEAVEMRLVNRALPPDEVLAHAERQAERFVSLPPVAVRESKRLMRKALNGLVAPAIAAEAEVFMRLLRGPEAREAFTAFFERRRPDFTRSAP, from the coding sequence ATGAGCCTGAACATCGAGACGAGAAACGGGGTGGCGCGCCTTCAGATCGCGCGACCCGAGAAGAAGAACGCCATCACGGTGGCCATGTACGATGAGATGGCGACATTCATCGCATCGGTGTCGGCCGATGCGGCGAGTCGCGTCCTCCTCATTCACGGGTTGGAGGACGTATTCACCGCAGGCAACGATCTCGAAGACTTCGCACGACGCCCACCCACCGGTGAAGACGCCCCGGTGCTGCGCTTCATCCACGCGCTCGATCGCTGCGAGGTCCCCGTCGTGGCTGCTGTCAACGGTGTTGCCGTGGGAATCGGGGCCACCATGCTGATGCACTGCGATCTGGCCTATTGCGCCACTGATTCGGTGCTCTCCATGCCCTTCGTGACGCTGGGCCTGTGTCCGGAATTTGCCGCAAGCGCACTGCTGCCGCTCCTTGCCGGGTCGAAGGCGGCGTCTGAGAAGCTGCTGCTGGGAGACCCCATCAGCGCGGCCGAGGCGGTGGAGATGCGGCTTGTGAACCGCGCGCTGCCGCCCGACGAGGTGCTGGCCCACGCCGAGCGCCAGGCGGAGCGGTTCGTGTCGCTGCCCCCTGTGGCTGTGCGTGAGTCGAAGCGCCTGATGCGCAAGGCGCTCAACGGTCTCGTGGCCCCCGCGATAGCGGCGGAGGCCGAGGTGTTCATGCGCCTGCTGCGCGGACCGGAAGCGAGAGAGGCCTTCACGGCGTTCTTCGAGCGCCGCCGACCGGACTTCACACGATCTGCGCCCTGA
- the scpB gene encoding SMC-Scp complex subunit ScpB: MSKQPPPSMDELVTLEAVLFASPRPLAIADLRELTGWRSAQIENALRTLVSEYAQRGINIREVANGFQMVTSPLAADVVARMREVQRSTLSRAALETLAIIAYKQPVTRAQVESVRGVNVDHIITKLLDKQFIREVGHAQAPGRPALLGTTRHFLQWFGLKSIEDLPPLPDIDDIGNADIPLHPAGSAEG; this comes from the coding sequence ATGTCGAAGCAGCCGCCCCCCTCGATGGACGAGCTCGTCACCCTCGAGGCAGTTCTGTTCGCAAGCCCCAGGCCGCTCGCGATCGCCGATCTGCGAGAGCTGACCGGTTGGCGTTCCGCGCAGATCGAGAACGCGCTGCGCACCCTGGTGTCAGAGTACGCCCAGCGTGGCATCAACATCCGCGAGGTGGCGAACGGCTTCCAGATGGTCACCTCGCCGCTGGCGGCTGACGTGGTGGCCCGCATGCGTGAGGTCCAGCGCTCAACGCTGTCCCGGGCCGCGCTCGAGACCCTGGCCATCATCGCCTACAAGCAGCCGGTGACCCGCGCTCAGGTGGAGTCGGTGCGCGGGGTGAACGTCGATCACATCATCACGAAGCTGCTCGACAAGCAGTTCATCCGAGAGGTGGGTCACGCACAGGCGCCGGGGCGCCCTGCGCTCCTGGGAACCACCCGTCACTTCCTGCAGTGGTTCGGTCTCAAGAGCATCGAAGATCTGCCGCCTCTCCCCGATATCGATGACATCGGCAACGCTGACATCCCGCTTCATCCGGCTGGCAGCGCTGAGGGCTGA
- a CDS encoding stress-induced protein, whose amino-acid sequence MTLRKDRTSLRGFASMDSTRQREIARMGGRASHEKGKAHQFTSEEARNAGRKGGETISRNREHMAEIGRRGGVRRGEIARANAQAKEASEATN is encoded by the coding sequence ATGACACTGCGCAAGGACCGCACATCGCTTCGGGGCTTCGCCTCCATGGACAGCACCCGACAGCGCGAGATCGCCCGCATGGGCGGTCGCGCCTCTCACGAGAAGGGAAAAGCCCATCAGTTCACCTCAGAGGAAGCCCGGAACGCTGGGCGCAAGGGCGGAGAGACCATCAGCCGAAACCGCGAGCACATGGCCGAGATTGGCCGTCGCGGAGGCGTGCGACGCGGCGAGATCGCCCGCGCCAATGCACAGGCGAAAGAGGCCAGCGAAGCGACAAACTGA